The Thiovulum sp. ES genome segment GAAGAATTCCAAAGTCAATCATCACATCGGCAAAGTTGAAAATTGCAAAATCAAAACCGCAATGCCAATATACATAATCCACAACTGCTCCGTATGTAAATCTATCTATAATATTTGAAATTCCTCCCGCAAAAACAAATGCCATTGGCAAAATCATGTTTCTTTCACCAAATTTAAAAACATAAAATAGAACTCCAGAAAGAATTGCGATTTGAACCCATTTCAAATTGTCGCCAAGAAATTCAAACATTGAAAATGCCACTCCATAATTGTAAGTCAAGACAAGTGAGATGCATTCGCCATCAAGACCAAAACCCGAAACAAAAATATCTTTTACAATTTGATCTACGGAAATGACCAAAATGATTATAAGCAGTGATTGTGTGTATAGATTTTTCATAAGAAACTTTTTTGCAAATTCTACCAAACAGAAAATCTGAAAATTTTTTTAAGTCAAAAATGACCATTGAAAATGTTTTTTTAATCTCAAAAAAAGTTGTTAGAATTGCGGAGATTTAAAAATCAAAATTAGGATTAAAAATGATCGTTACAAAAAAAGCTCCTGAATTTACTGCTGTTGCGGTAATGCCAAATAATGAAATTAATGAAAACTTCTCTCTTTACGAAAATTTCGGTTCAAAAGGAACTGTTGTATTTTTCTATCCGTTAGATTTTACATTTGTTTGTCCAACTGAAATTATCGCTTTTAACAAAAGACTTGACGAGTTCAAAAAAAGAGGAATTAATGTAATTGGTGTTTCAATCGATTCTCAATTCTCTCACCTTGCTTGGAAAAACACAGAAGTTTCAAATGGTGGAATTGGGCAAGTTCAATACCCACTTGTTGCTGACCTTACAAAACAAATTGCAAGAGATTTTGATGTTTTAATTGAAGAAGCGGGTGTTGCACTTCGAGGTTCTTTCTTAATTGACACAGATGGAACAGTTCGACATGCAGTTATCAATGATTTACCACTCGGTAGAAATATTGATGAGATGTTGAGAATGGTTGATACTATGGTATTTACAAATGAGCATGGTGAAGTTTGTGCTGCTGGTTGGGAAGCTGGAGATGAAGGTATGACTGCTTCAACTGAAGGTGTTGCTGACTATTTAGCTAAAAACGCTGAAGAATTATAATTTTTTGGGAGAATTCCTCCCACCTCATCGTTAAAATTTCCAAAAAATACCTCATTTCGTTACAATTTAAACAAAAAGAATAAATTTGTTTAAAAATATTTATCAAGGCAAAAAAGTCTTAATTACAGGACACACTGGTTTTAAAGGTTCGTGGCTAACAACTTGGCTTTTAGAACTTGGAGCAGAAATTATTGGAGTCTCAAAAGATATTCCAACTTCTCCTTCAATGTTTGAAGTTTTAAAATTAGAAGAAAAAATAAAGCACTATTTTGCGGACATTCGGGATTTAGAAAAATTCAGAGAAATTTTTGAGACAGAAAAACCAGATTTCCTATTTCATCTAGCCGCACAACCAATTGTTTCAATTTCCTATAAAAATCCACTTGAAACAATCACATCAAATATTGTTGGAACTGCAAATATCATGGAGACTCTCCGACTCACAAATTTAAATGTTACAGCAGTTTTGATTACAAGCGATAAGGCTTATGACAATGT includes the following:
- a CDS encoding lipoprotein signal peptidase (PFAM: Signal peptidase (SPase) II~TIGRFAM: lipoprotein signal peptidase) yields the protein MVEFAKKFLMKNLYTQSLLIIILVISVDQIVKDIFVSGFGLDGECISLVLTYNYGVAFSMFEFLGDNLKWVQIAILSGVLFYVFKFGERNMILPMAFVFAGGISNIIDRFTYGAVVDYVYWHCGFDFAIFNFADVMIDFGILLLLISSFRADQKKS
- a CDS encoding peroxiredoxin (PFAM: C-terminal domain of 1-Cys peroxiredoxin; AhpC/TSA family) gives rise to the protein MIVTKKAPEFTAVAVMPNNEINENFSLYENFGSKGTVVFFYPLDFTFVCPTEIIAFNKRLDEFKKRGINVIGVSIDSQFSHLAWKNTEVSNGGIGQVQYPLVADLTKQIARDFDVLIEEAGVALRGSFLIDTDGTVRHAVINDLPLGRNIDEMLRMVDTMVFTNEHGEVCAAGWEAGDEGMTASTEGVADYLAKNAEEL